In Acidobacteriota bacterium, one genomic interval encodes:
- the ruvX gene encoding Holliday junction resolvase RuvX, translating into MRTLGIDFGERRIGIAISDPEGRLAVPLKTLERRRDRAAIGALVHLVAEEAVEALVIGEPRGLDGRRGEAAERAVAFGRRLANATGLPLETIDEALTSVAAAERLRAAGVDLRKHPERIDAVAAQLLLQDALDRRARDQPSPP; encoded by the coding sequence ATGAGAACCCTTGGAATCGACTTCGGAGAGCGCCGCATCGGGATCGCAATCTCGGACCCGGAGGGCCGCCTCGCGGTCCCCTTGAAGACCCTCGAGCGACGCCGTGACCGCGCCGCCATCGGTGCCCTGGTGCACCTGGTCGCGGAGGAAGCCGTCGAAGCCCTGGTGATCGGCGAGCCGCGCGGCCTCGACGGCCGGCGCGGCGAGGCCGCCGAGCGTGCCGTGGCCTTCGGACGACGCCTCGCCAACGCCACCGGCCTGCCCCTTGAGACCATCGACGAAGCGCTCACCAGCGTCGCCGCGGCGGAGCGCCTGCGGGCCGCCGGCGTCGACCTCCGCAAGCACCCCGAGCGCATCGATGCGGTCGCCGCCCAGCTCCTGCTGCAAGACGCCCTCGATCGGCGCGCCAGGGATCAGCCCTCGCCGCCATGA